One part of the Odontesthes bonariensis isolate fOdoBon6 chromosome 15, fOdoBon6.hap1, whole genome shotgun sequence genome encodes these proteins:
- the LOC142400728 gene encoding glypican-1-like has product MRLPALVIAAACLCAAPGPVAGTERSCSDLRQFYTGKGFTLTGVPQTEISGEHLRMCPQGPTCCTSNMEENLAGLSTQETEGLIREAGRALQAALNALHRSFDTYFTELHGRSERSLQDVLSPLGSLYSQNTRLYGDLYTDLRRYYRGSALNLDENLSDFWSRLLERTFKTSTPTDVSLSDDYLECVAKQQETLRPFGDIPRDMKAKVIKAFVTARSFVQGLSVSADVVRKVSQVSLGPECSKALMKLVYCPHCRGLASVKPCSSYCCNVMKGCLANQADLDPEWQNFIDTMIQVASSFSTEPSLDVVLSTIPARIYEAVHYLQENMNTFTTKVYQTCGTPGEPGTGSPTLHEQRKQSGSLTALKYKPSPTAGLRLEMQVSDLSSKLREMRQYWVQLPVALCSKLAAGRNSQDNCWNGITKSRYLPEVMGDGLANQINNPEVDLDITKPDMTIRQQIMKLKIMSNRLKNALDGNDVDFQDASDDISGSGSGMCVGGHCPRSRPGLYAYAPDNNRVRGTATSQSGICSLLLLLPLTILLLQR; this is encoded by the exons GTGAACATCTGAGGATGTGTCCTCAGGGACCAACCTGCTGTACCAGCAACATGGAGGAGAACCTGGCCGGTCTGAGTACCCAAGAGACAGAGGGACTGATCAGGGAGGCTGGCAGGGCCCTGCAGGCGGCTTTAAACGCACTCCACAGGAGCTTCGACA CCTATTTCACTGAGCTGCATGGCCGTTCTGAGCGCTCCCTGCAGGATGTGTTGTCTCCACTCGGCTCCCTGTACTCTCAGAACACTCGTCTGTATGGGGATCTCTACACAGACCTGCGTCGGTACTATCGAGGCTCTGCTCTTAACCTGGACGAAAACCTGTCAGACTTCTGGTCCCGCCTATTGGAGCGAACATTTAAAACCTCTACCCCCACAGAT GTCAGTCTGTCAGATGATTACCTTGAATGTGTTGCTAAGCAACAGGAGACGCTGCGGCCATTTGGAGACATCCCTCGGGACATGAAGGCGAAGGTGATCAAGGCTTTTGTCACGGCCAGGTCATTCGTCCAGGGGCTGTCAGTCAGCGCAGATGTGGTCAGGAAAGTCTCACAG GTTTCTCTTGGCCCAGAGTGCTCGAAGGCCCTGATGAAGCTGGTTTACTGCCCCCACTGTCGGGGTCTGGCCTCCGTCAAACCATGCTCCAGCTATTGCTGTAACGTCATGAAGGGATGCCTGGCCAACCAAGCTGACCTGGATCCAGAGTGGCAGAACTTTATAG ATACAATGATTCAGGTGGCATCCAGTTTCAGCACAGAGCCCAGTCTTGATGTGGTTCTCTCCACCATCCCTGCTCGAATTTACGAGGCTGTCCACTACCTGCAGGAAAATATGAACACGTTCACCACTAAA GTGTACCAGACATGTGGAACTCCAGGTGAACCAGGAACAGGAAGTCCCACCCTCCATGAACAGAGGAAGCAAAGTGGCTCCCTGACTGCATTGAAATACAAACCCTCCCCAACAGCAGGGCTCAGACTGGAAATGCAG GTCTCAGATCTTTCCAGTAAGCTGAGGGAAATGCGTCAGTATTGGGTCCAGCTCCCTGTGGCGCTTTGCAGCAAACTGGCAGCGGGacgcaacagtcaagataattGCTGGAATGGTATCACGAAATCCAG GTACCTCCCAGAGGTGATGGGTGATGGTTTGGCCAATCAGATTAACAACCCAGAAGTGGACCTCGACATCACAAAGCCAGACATGACCATCCGGCAGCAGATCATGAAACTCAAAATAATGAGTAACAGGCTAAAAAATGCACTGGATGGCAATGACGTGGACTTCCAGGATGCAA GTGATGACATCAGTGGCTCAGGAAGCGGGATGTGTGTAGGTGGTCACTGTCCTCGCAGCAGACCGGGATTGTACGCCTACGCGCCAGACAACAACCGAGTCAGAGGCACAGCCACATCTCAATCTGGCATCTGTAGCCTTCTACTGCTGCTCCCGTTAACCATCCTGCTGCTTCAGCGATGA